The genomic DNA CTGCAGCTATGGCTTTCAACCCTTTTCCTCCTTCGAACTAACCAATGGAATAATATCCAAGCAGAGTGGGTACTCACCCCGTAGCCTGGGCAGCGGGAGCTCACCGTCCAAGACCCCAGACTTTGGCAATCTATACACACGCGGCTTCCTCTTTTTCTGCAAAGACAGAGGGAGTGTGGGCCGCTTCCCCAGACCTCACTTTGCCAAAAGCAGCAGAGGTACTCATCAGAGTTGAGCCACCTTTTCCATTTCCCTCTTCTTGGGCAGAGGTCCAGACGCAGTCCCTCCTACCTGGGGTTGGATCCGTGGAGGCAGAGCCAGTGTGTCTGAGGAGGAGGGCAGTGGTGGTTCCACTTGGCCTTGGGTGGCAAGAAACTGGGAAGGACTGAGGTAAAAGCCAGAGAGCAAGCTCTAGATGCTGCCCCAGAGTCAGACACACTGATCCATCCAAGACTTCGCAGAGCTGGACCCAGACCCATGTTTTGACCCTGACCTACCTCCCTTTCTCCCACCTCCATGGGGATAGCCAGGTGGCACACACTCACTTGGCATTTAATGCTGCTGGCCTAGCCTGACCCGAGGGCTCCGGACGCACGTGGCTGAAGGTCCTCATATAGAACTCCATCTCCTTGGGAACGAGGAATGGGATCAGGAAGGTTATGAGGCTCTGCGTGGGTTCAAAGTCTCCTAAGCCTGGGCACACCTTGTCACCAGCCTCTCTAGAAGCTTGGTGGTGTCATGTGCCAGGGGTCTAGGGCTCTTTTTCTGGTTTTCAGATGTGCCAGGAAAGCCCTTCTACAGGGCAAAGTTTCAAACACTCATTTCTAGATCTCACCTAGTCAAACTGCAGCTGTTCTACCTGAAGAAGGCTGCAAGCCCGTAGGTTTTGCATGCCTAGACTGGGAAGCTTGGCCAAGAGGTTCATGGAGACTCAAGGGCAGCCTTCCCCTGCTCTGGCTCCTCTTATGGCTCCAGCCATTGAACTAACTCATCAGTGGCCAGGAGACCACAAAGGTGTTCACAGGCTAGCTTGTGTGCTccacactgtgaacactgaggGGCTGCTCTGGCAGCATACTGAATATGCCCTCATTTTCACTGGACCAGCTATAATTTTGGCTGCTGGGAAGGAAGAGATGGGTGCAATCACTGTTTTCCCTGTTCTCAAAAGGAAAGGGCATCTGTGACGGAACAGTGCTGCAACCCTGAATCTTGAGTGTGATGGCAGTACACGTAACCCTAAACAAAAGGGCCGGGAGTGGCTAGGCTGGCACCACTGCATGCCAGATGCCCCCAGCTTTGCTAGAGAGAACTacaggagaagaaataaaagcccGGGAAAAGCCAACTGGGGAAGGGAGTGGGGCAGAGGGCAATGGGCGGGGCCAGTGAGCCAGAGGGAGCAACCAGACAGCTGTCGCCTACTAGGCAGTCGTTTCCATGGTGACAGAGGCGTCCTGACTAAGGCTGAGACGACACTGTAACAGAAAGCCGTCTCTAAAACAAGACTATGTTTTGGGGGCAACGGCTCTAGAGAGGGGCCCCTCCCAAATTCCtgctgggtgggggttgggaggctGCCTGCCAGGTCCCTGAGAGTTTTAGGGACTAGGACAAGGCCCAACCAACCACTGGCTGGCTGCACAGGTGCAAAGATTGAGGCCCCAGCAAAGCTCCAAACTCAAACTCCACCCAGGATGACCTTTGGGGAGGAAATGGGGATACCTGCCTAAGCAGAGCCACACAGGGATCAGGAGCTAGTCCCAAGTCCTGAGGccttaaggtcattttcctcaCACTTTCCCCCTTCTTTAATAGGAAGTCAGCATACCACAGCACCcagcagaggagagaggccacCTTGGATCCCCTAGACCCCAGGATAGGCTAGAAGTCAGGCCCTAGCCATCTAAAAGAAAGTGAACATATCACCACAAAGTGGCCACTCagactttccttctctcttcagaACCATCCTCAGGATCCTTCCTCACCCACAACACTTGCACATTCCTGAATGGTACTTTGGAACCTCTCAGCCTTAGCTTTCTCTTCTGTAAAAGGTGACAAGCACCCAACTCCTACAGGATAGGCTTCTGCTCAAGTCAGCCAAAGACAAGCAGAATAGGGTTAAATGTCCTTGCTGCCCAAAGCCTAAGTGGGACAGAAGGTACAGAGGCCAGAGTCTGGGCGTCCCAGGGCAAGCCTTGCCTACTTGCTCTACAGATACTCTAGGATGGCCACGCTCTGTACAGCTCTGTGCCCAGCACTAGGGCAGGTACATGATGGTGTGTATGGCAGGGTTCTCTCCCAGCTGCCAGCACTCTTCAGCCTGGCCCACAGGAGAGGCAGGGTCCTCTTCCACCCCGCCCACCAGCCTGTGTTTGTATCCAGTTGCCATGAGGATTGGGATCCCAGGCTCAGCCTTCCCAGCAAAGCCTGCCCAGGCCCCTGCTGTTACAGTCCCGAGGGGCCTCCAAGGACTGGACCACCTCCATCCCCAGCTGCCGACCTTAGGAAGTCAGGGGCGTGGGAATTGGGATAAGTTAGTCTGCAGCTGGGCTGGCCAGGCCAGAGCCTAGGTTACATGGCTCCTGCTTCATTCTCTGTGTGGAGACCTTAACTCTTCCCAGGCCAGGCTGTTGTTTATACCCACCTCTAACAGGGACTGTTAACAGTTGCCCTAGTTACAGATGAAGGGGAAGGATGACTATGGTCTCACCCACCCAGCTCACAACCGATGACTGGCTTCCTCTCCTGCTTGTCTAGTGCCTGAACAGGAAGGTACATAGGACTGCATAAAACAGGACTCCTTTTGGCCATATTGGGCCCCGTGTGCCCAGGTTAGTCAGGGTCCTGATTCTCTAGGACCCTGACTCTAGCTGCTGTTCTAGGCCTGCTTCCCTTGCATGGTCTCCTAAATGGCTCTTGCTGCACAGCCCCAGTCCCCTTCACAGCACATACACTCAAGCCCAGGTCTCAGGGCCACCTCTATACCTGAATGGGCCGCATCTTGCGGGGGCATGACTCAAGCTCCTTGTGGgtctcctttgcttcctgagcCGGGCGATGCTGCACGATGTATTCATAGGTGGTAAGCTTGTGCCACACtggtgggtgtggggagagaggggtcaGTAGTGGAGAGGTGACCCTGGAACTTAGAGGGGAGGGCAGCCAGCACTAGGTTCAAATCCCTATTCACATTAAATATATCAAGCAGTGGGGCAAAACCAGGCCTACCACAAAGAACCAGCACTGGTAAGGTACATGATTTCAAGGCTCTACAGCCCAAAAAGGTACCTTCCTGCAGTCAAGACTCTATCCATCCCCTAGAAGGCAAACTTGGAGGAGGCACTTACTTAAATAAATGTGGAAGCAGAGCAGGTGGCCAAGCAGAGCTGTAGAAAGCAGGCCCAGAAGGATgagcagggcagccagggctaggATGGCAGGAGCCTGGGTCTCCACAGGGGCAGCAGGTAAGAACACAAACCACACATCTGTGTGATTCTTCAAGACTGCAAAGCACAGGCAGATTGTGCTTAGCCAAGGGTCTAGGATAAACTGATTAAAACAAGTCTGTGTCTAGAACCCACACCGACCTTCGAAGTGTTGGTTGGTACGAAGCCTCATGGGGTTGACAAAGAACTCCACGAAGACATAAGTGGCCACCAGCACCAGGAGCAGAACACCCAATAAAGCAGATGCCACACTGTGTAGAAAGAGCCTGGCCCAGCCACGGGCAgctgtcagcactcaggagctctAGCTTGGTAAGAAGCCAGGCTCCTGACCCCAAACTCCCAATGCCTCAGAAGTCATAGTCACAGAGCCTGAAGATGGGCAACCACTTCTCAGACTCCCCCTCTTTGTCTGGACAAATAGGACGGGCGGCTCTGAACCCACCCTCCATCACCCCAAGTATCACCTCAGCATTCGTGCCCCTCCACTCATAGCTGTGTACCGCCAGCTGTACTGGCAGTCTTCAATAGCTGATTCTCACCGATAGTTCCTCTCGCCCACGCAGTTGTTGAGCCACTTGCAATGATGGTCGAAGCCGCAAACGCACTTGTTGCAGGCGCTGCAGTGTTTGGACCGGGCACTCCTGCGGAGGGTTGGGGTAAAAGGTACCTCATGGTCGGCCAGCCGGGCCAGCCCATCCAGCCCAGGCTGGAGTACCGACCTGAGTCAGGGCCTGGGTCTTATTTACCCACGGGCACCTCCGCCTCTCCGCAGATCCCAGCGATGAACGCACGCGCCCTCTAGCGGAAACACGAGGTGGGACCGCCCCCTGGAGAAAGTGCTGAGGTCATGGTTGAGGGAAGAGGGGTGCCTTGTGGGGTCCTACTCTTGAACTACATAGCTACGTAAAGTTCACATGAGAAGGAAATGAGGCATCCTTTCCAAGCAAGGACATCTTGTGCCAGACCACACACAGGATGCAGGTGTGGGACCTGAGGCAAAATGCATAGCTGCCTGACTGGTGCCTTAATTGCACTTCTAACATCTCCATTTGGGGTCACTTTCCTTGCCATCCTACAGGAAATTTTTGgcattcttccagaagacctgtgtGGGCTAactacaaagaagccaaaaggagAAGTGTTTTCTGTAATCTAGGGGCACTAAAGAAACTCAtgggcgggggctggagagatggctcttccagaggtcctgagttcaattcccagcaaccacatggtggctcacaaccatctataatggggtttGGTGCTCTCTTCGGTCaaacatgcaaacagaacactcatacaaataaataaattaattaattaaaaaaaaaagaatctcatgggcgctgggcagtgatggcacacctttaatcccagcactcaggaagcagaggcaggcggatggctgtgagttcaaggccagcctggtctacaaagtgatcccaggacagccaaggctacactgagaaaccttgtctcgaaaaaaaaaaaaagaggaagaggaggagatacTAGGATACAAGCAGGGGTCTCCCCGCCAGGAGGCCGAAATGAATATGGGGAGTTGCACATGATCTCCTTCCATCACTCATGAAAATGGAAAGCAACTGCCAGAGCCATTTGGAACATGAGCTGGCTGCTGCTTAGGGAATGGCAGCACACTCTCTGATTCCTGTAACAGACCCCTTCTAACAGGCTACTTTAGGCCTTCAGAGTCCAAGTGTGGAACTGGCCTTGGGCTACACTCTATCCCCCAAACCACCTGAGTCTGAGAGACTGCAAAGCCCCAGCAATATAGGGAGGAGTCAGTCCCTAGAAAGGTATTGGTTTGCCAAAGGAGAACGGGTGCCCCACATTCAGTCTCCTCACCAGCAGTAGGACCTGGAGCAAGCCATTTGGCCTCTCTGCCCTCAGATTCCTCATGCTGAGTGAGTGTGCTGGGGGCCAGACAGCTAATGTGGCCTTGACTCTGCTGCTCAAGAGCTTTGTGACTTCAGGACACTGCCCAACTCTCTGAGCAGCTCTTTGTTAAAGAACATAGTACACAGCACAGAGCACTCAAGCCTTAACTTCCCTGCTGCCGCTGCCTGGGTGCTTTTAAGAGACTAAAGATGTCACTGGCAGAGCCAAGCCATTTAGAAATGTTTGCAGTGCTGCCACATGCCTTCTGATTTTGCTATAGGAAATGTTATGCCTCGTCTTTTTTTCTAATCACTATCTCAGGTCACTCCACCAaactttttgttcttgtttttttgaatCTGTGtcctactatgtagccctggctagcctcaaactcactgaaatcctcctgcctcagcctcccaattgctgggattacaggtatgcaccaccatgcccagctccaccaagattctttttgttttgtttttgagacagggtcttactgtgtagctctggctggtttggaactcacgctgtagaccaggctggcctttaaactcacagaaatcttcctgtctctgcctcctgagtgctagggttaaaggtgtgtaccaccacgcccacccCCCCACAACTCTTGATTATAGTAAGTACAAGTGTTCAGAGGCGTAAGTATAACTAGCAAGCCTGGCGTGACCCTCTTTATCCTCCAGGCACACTGATGgcccacacatgcactcacacatccACGTCGCACAGGTTGCAGTGCAGGTCTTCAATGACATGTGCATGTTGGCTGCGGTTGAAGATAGGCAGGGGCCCAGAATAGCTCTTGTCCCGCACATTGGCATCCGCTGGATCGATGGAGACAGCAGTCAGGTGCACCACAAGGTGGCCAGCAAAGATGGCACCCATGCACTAACCCAGAAGGTTAAAGACTCAGTCCATACTCTGCAAACCAGGAGTCCCACCCACTTCTGTGGACAGAGTACTTCTCCTGTCTATGCAGGTTTCCTTCCTGCAGAGACTCTGCCTGTGCTATGTTCTCCTGCCCACCAGAGTTCCTCACCAAGCTCTATCAGATCCTAAGCCCTCCACTGAAAAGGGTCAGATGATAATGGAGCCCAAAGGCCAGTACTACTTACTGGTATAACCATAGGGTCTTAGCCTTACCATTTCAGGCCTTGTACAGCCAGTTTCTGGTCTCACATTCCAAAAAGCAAAGGAGACTAAAAAGACATCACCCTCTAAGGACCTAAGCTGAAATTCTGAGCTTATTTTTCTTGCTGTCACAGGAAGccacttcagagacagaagcagctaCCTCTTTCAACAGCTAGGGCCAGATGGAGAGCCACATACAGACAGGGCTCTTCTACCTGCAGCCTCCCGTGCCTCAAGTCTAGGTACTAGGCACTCGTAAGTTGAGTGTCTGGATGGCCTCACATGTTCAGGGCTAGCCAGGGGCAGTGTAGCTAACTCCTAGAATTGACATAAAGGTTCCCCAGAACTTACCTAAGCCAAATATAGGAAATGAGTATGCTGCTGACTGGCTGCAAAGTCTATACACAAATTCATCAGTAGGTTCCACCCAGGCACCTATTCGCCCATGGTCCTTCTGTATCTTCCTGCTAGCCAGGCAGATACCATCCTCTATCACTCGGGACCTGACCATCATTCACTCTTTCCCCATCAGCTGTCCAACATCCTTACCCTCACTCAGTGGCCAAATTCCTCTACCTGTCTGTATGGGCCAGGCTCTTCCAGAATGTGCTGTACCACAGCTCAAATAAGCCTAATGTGTGCTCAACATAAGCTCTTTAGCCTTACGGCCAACGCTATGGGTCAGCTCTTCACCTCTTACCTAGGTTACTTGAGAACATCACACTCATTTCCCCCAGGAGTAAcctttcaaaagcccacacccaAGCCTTCCCTGCACCAAGGCCTACAGTGGCTCTCTATGGCTGAAGTTCATGCCTTAGCCCAGGCTAAGCTCCCTTTGCTCTGGCTTCTCTCAACTCTACATACTCAATGTGGGCAAACATTtagctccctgcctcctcccagctctctccaCCACTTCATTCACTCAACTGTTTGCACAGTTTTCCTTCGTGGCAGGCAGAAGGAATATGGAAAGGGTTGGTTCTGAGCTCTCAGAAGCCTGGGGCATGATGGGAAGCATGCTAATCAGACAGCAGGTCAGTTACATGGAAGGGTATGCATTTGTAACTGATGACTTTACCTAGTTCAACAGGATCTGGAAGACTTCTCTGAAGAAGTGTCATCTCAGCAGAGATGTGGAAAAGAATGAGTGACAGGCCTtggacaggaaggcagagggaaacGCACTGGGCTGAGTGCTATGGATACCAGAAATATGCAAAGTGTCAATCAGAGAGGTGGCTGGAATATTGTCCCAGCTCATGACTATCATATAAGAATGAGGGTCCATGCTGCCAAGTTTTGAGCtttcaaagagaagaaacaaaacaaaactgggtttCCATGTGAGAAGTCATggtttaaatattaaagaaataaattatttcaaaaaaatatgTAGAAGACCTGTGCATTCTGGGTATTAATCATTCCACACTTTTATACAGTTTGCCAACCAGGCCAGCCCATTGGGCTGTCAGTTCTTGACCTGTGGCTCAGCTAGGGGTGAGGCAAGGCTTGTAGGAAGAGATCACTGCTGTCAAATACAGCGGCAATGAAAGGAAGCCAAATAGATATACAGACTACACATGCAGAAAGCCATGCAGGCCTAATGAGAAGTTCAGCTtcatttctttgtctgtctgttcatctgtctgactgcctctctctctctctctctctctctctctctgtgtgtgtgtgtgtgtgtctgtctgtctgtctgtctgtctgtctctctctctctctctctctctctctctctctgtctctctctctcttggtttttgagacaggatttctctgtgtagccctggctgtcctggagtcactttgtagaccaggctggcctcaaaccacctgcctctggctctctcagtgctgggattaaaggcgtgcaccatcataccCGGCAGCCTCATTTCTTAAGGCAGGAAGAAGCTGCTAGATTTTGAGCTGGTGAAACattatcaggtgtgtgtgtgtgtgtgttttgaaagagTGATTTGGCTGCAGGGATAAAAATGgccagagaaagggaagggggaggatgggatggagggagacagTGAGGGGaggatgtgtgtgagagagctgTAAGGCtgggtgctctgcctgcagctgTAGTTAGCCAGGATGCATAGGGGAGACTTACTTGGAAATTAAACAGCCATctaggtcagagaggcagagagcagtgGGAAGGAAAGGTGGGAAACTAGGGCAAGAGGTAAACTCAACAGTGCTGATGACTGTGtatcagcaatggagga from Acomys russatus chromosome 26, mAcoRus1.1, whole genome shotgun sequence includes the following:
- the Zdhhc1 gene encoding palmitoyltransferase ZDHHC1, translated to MYKMNICNKPSNKTAPEKSVWTAPSQDSGPSPELQGQRSRRNGWSWPPHPLQIVAWLLYLFFAVIGFGVLVPLLPHHWVPAGYACMGAIFAGHLVVHLTAVSIDPADANVRDKSYSGPLPIFNRSQHAHVIEDLHCNLCDVDVSARSKHCSACNKCVCGFDHHCKWLNNCVGERNYRLFLHSVASALLGVLLLVLVATYVFVEFFVNPMRLRTNQHFEVLKNHTDVWFVFLPAAPVETQAPAILALAALLILLGLLSTALLGHLLCFHIYLMWHKLTTYEYIVQHRPAQEAKETHKELESCPRKMRPIQEMEFYMRTFSHVRPEPSGQARPAALNANPSQFLATQGQVEPPLPSSSDTLALPPRIQPQKKRKPRVYRLPKSGVLDGELPLPRLRGTGTPARHTSSSSDSTSSSPVHVAGSAGAYYPASADSMEEIPVAQTRLGSAALGAPGGRSRESGLVLQARSPAVFVSPSSGEPGTPGCGEERLP